The Insulibacter thermoxylanivorax genome segment GCATGCATCAATGCGCGCTGAACCGTTCGTTGCAATGCAGTTGAACGGAAGCTGCCCATAAACGGAACAGAGATGCGTTATTTGCAGAACAATACCGAACAATCTTCTTACAACGGTCTTTTACAAGGGTTTTACAAGGATTTTGCAAGGGTTTTACAAGGATTTTGCAAGGGTTTTGCAGCAAGAATCTTCTTCCTACAATCCTCTTACACCACGGCTTTTACAATCTTACAACGTGATCTCTTTGACTTGAGCGATATCCGGCAGCTGATTCAGCTGTTGCATGGTTTCCGGCGGTACGGGCTTGTCCACTGTGAGCACCATGATCGCCGGGCCGCCGACAACTTTACGGCCGACCTGCATCGTTGCGATGTTCGTACCGCTGTCGCCGAGCACGGAGCCAAGGCGGCCGACAATCCCCGGTTTGTCGTTATGCGATACGAGGATGATGTTACCTTCCGGTGCTACGTCGACAGGGTACTGGTCGATCTTTACGATCCGCGGGCCGTAGCCGTTGAGCAAAGTGCCGGCGATGGAACGCTCTTGGCCGTTGGAACGCAGGGTAACGGTGATCAGATTGGTGAAGCCCTTGGATGCCGTCGACTTCTCCCGAATGATATTCACATCGCGGATCTTCGCCATATGCATCGCATTGATGATATTCACATCGCTTCCCAGATGGTGACTGAGCACACCTTTGACGATGTAGCGGGTGAGCGGAGATGTGTCCACTTCCGTCAATTCGCCGGAGAAGCTTACGACGATCTCCTGAGCTGCGCTGTCTGCCATCTGTGCAAGGAAATGCCCCATCCTCTCGCCGAGCAGGAAGTAAGGCTGCAGTTTGGCCATGACGTTGGCCGGAACCGGCGGCATGTTCACCGCATTCTTAAACGGCTCATCGCGCAGGATATGAAGCACTTCCTCGGCGACGTCGGTCGCAACGTTCTCCTGAGCTTCAATCGTTGAAGCACCCAGATGGGGCGTTACGATGATCTTCGGATGGTTCAGGAAAGGATGATCCGGCCGCGGCGGTTCTTCCACGAACACATCAAAGGCTGCACCGGCCACGATTCCCGCATCGATGGCTTCCAGCAGAGCTTCCTCATCGATGATCCCGCCGCGTGCGCAGTTGATGATCCGTACGCCTTTCTTCATCTTCGCAAATTGCGGTTTTGAGATGAGATTGCGCGTCTCATTGGTCAGCGGCGTGTGTACGGTGATAAAATCCGCTTGTTCACAGATCTTATCGATGGTTGCAAGGGTGACGCCTAATTTCTCCGCACGATCTTCCGTCAGGAAAGGATCATAGCCGAGGATCTCCATGCCGAAAGCTTTCGCGCGCTTGGCTACCTCGCTGCCGATCCGTCCCATGCCGATGATCCCCAGCACTTTCGAACGAAGTTCCACTCCGACGAAGGATTTGCGATCCCACTCACCGGTGATGGTCTTCTTGTATGCCTGCGGGATATGACGCGCCAGCGCCATCATCATCCCCATGGTCAGCTCGCAAGTGGCGATGGTATTGCCGTCTGGAGCATTGATGACGATAATGCCTTTCTGCGTAGCAGCTTCAAGGTCGATATTATCGACACCTACGCCGGCACGACCGATCACCTTCAGTTTATGAGCGGCTTCGATGATGCGCGGCGTCACTTTAGTCTGGCTGCGGACGAGCAATGCGTCATAGTCACCGATGATCTCGGCCAGTTCATCTTCCGACAGCCCGGTCTTCTTGTCCAAGATAACGTCTTCGGCATCCATCAGTTTCTGAAGACCTTGATCGCTGATCGGATCGGACACAAGTACTTTGAACATGGTTTACTCCTCCTATACATTGTGTTCTATATCTATTTAATAATGAAAAAACCCTCATGCCTTGGACGGACGGAGTCCGTCGCAAGGGACGAGAGTTTGCTTCGTGGTACCACCCTTGTTCATCAACCGCTCGCGCGGCTGACCTCAATTGGTCTAAGCGACCAAACAGATAACGGTTGTCACCGGCTGCACCTACTGGGCGATCCGTTCAATGCAGCGACTCCGGAATGCTTAGAACCTATCATGAACACCGCCGATTCGCACCAACCATCGGTTCTCTGAGGGTTGCCCATGATCGTCGTTTCCTTCATAGTCGTTCGACAGAAGTTTTGCGATTTTCAATTAATTTATCACGAGGTTATGCCTGTGTCAATAGCCTATTCCATCGCACTGAAGCAAGGTGAGAAAAGCCGCAGAATCCTCTCGGATATCGCAGCAGAGAACACGGGGATACGCTGCACAGCTCACTTGGTATCACTGCTGATATCGCATGGAATCAACGGATGGATCACTGGATATCCCTGCCGATATCGGTTAGGCTCACCACTCTCGCAATAACGGGATTGCATACAGTGTTATTGGGATTCTGCGTAACGTTTCTTGCACTCTTCATAGAGATTCTTAGCGAATTCAGCGTCTTTGAAGCCTGTAACTTCAACCTTCTTGTTCTCCAAGTCCTTATAGCGGAGGAAGAAGTTCTCGATCTCCTTCAGGGTATGCGGAGCAACATCCTCCAGGCTCTTCACATGGTCCCAACGTGGGTCTGTCGTCGGTACACCGATCAGTTTCTCATCGTGTTCGCCGTTATCGACCATGAGCATGACACCGATGATGCGAGTGTTGATCACGCAGCCGGGGAAGGTAGGATTCGTCACAAGCACCAGCACATCCAGCGGGTCGCCGTCGAGTGCCAGGGTTTCTCTGATATACCCGTATTCTGCAGGATATCTCATCGATCCGTACAGGACGCGGTCAAGGACGAATTGACCTTTCTCCGGGTCAAACTCGTATTTGTTCTGACTGCCTTGGGGAATCTCGATAAATGCATCTACGACTAGATTAGACATACCTTGCATCCTCCTAATATTCATAGTAAACCAATCGGTTTGCATGCTATATGCTAATAACCAATCTTATTGTAATGAAATCACTTATGAATTGCAATAATTTAGTAACAAATATAGGGAATAAAAAGGCATGCGTACGCACGCCTTTCTGCCAATGCACGACTTTCTGATCGCATAACGGTCAATTCCAGATGATGTTGCCGCTGTTCATTTCTGACGGTTCCATCACGCACATTCATGGTGATACAAACACGACACATTCGCGTATCATTCCATGTTCTTGTGTATCATTGTGTCATCGCGTATCATCACATATCATTGCGGTTCATTGTAGAAGGGAAGCTGCGGCATAATCTCATCTCGAAAATAGGCATCCTTGTACGTAAAATAATCATCGGAGCGAACCGCATTGGTATCATTGAGAAGCTTGACGGCTTCCGTCACGTTATGCCAGCCAAGGGTCTCGGCATTGCCCGAATCGATCATCGCTTCCAGCACGGCGGTCAGATCCTGCGGTGTATAGTTGGCGAAGATCCGATGTTCCAACATCGCTTGTGCGACGATGCTGTTCTGAATGTTAAAGGGCAGCTCGGACCAAGCGGCGAGTTCCATCTCGATATCATGCAGCCTGTCTGCGCCTTGAAGTTCCTCTTCAGTAATGGATTGATGCCATTTGACGATGGCCTCATAGAACTGAGCTTGCGCAGTTAATGCATAGCCGACGGCATCAGCGATGAACGGATCATCCAGGAACTCTTGGACGGCATGGCGCACCGGTCCGCTGTAGTTGCTTAGCCGCGCGTCCGCCTCCTGGAACAGCCGCAGGCTGCGCAGATAATTGGTCTGTGCATGCTGGAGAAGCGGCGACTTCTCCGGAATTGTCATCGTTTCGATCGAGTGATAGACCTCTGCTGCGGTGCTGCTCATCTTCTTAATGGCTGCTCGTGCATCGGTTTCCTGACCCGTATGTATATCCATCATCGTCTTCGTCCATGAGGTTTGAAATGTGCGGAATGGATAATATACGTTATAATAGAAAGAAACGAGATGCTGCTGGTGATACGCCGTTTGCTCATCATCAAATGCCGACGTGTGCAATTGATATTTAAGCAGCGGCTCATATTTCTGCTCTGCTTGGGTCTTGCCGACATGCACTCCATAGAAGAAGGCGACGATCATGCAGAAGACCAGGAACACAACTAATAATGCGATTAAATAGTCCGTAATCGTCAACCGTTTCCCCATGTGTTTCCTCCTTAATATTCATGTTCAGTATTAGGGATTGCCGAGGAGAATGAAAGGAAATGCCGCATTCTCTCTATAATATGTTTATCGGCAGGGGGAGCGGATTTCAACAGTCTTATGTCGTAACTTGTCAAATATTCATATCTATGTAATATCAGATAATGGACAGCGTTTATCTACATGTGTCTTTAACATCTGATAGTAGACGGTTTTTATCTACCATAACAGATCCGAATTGATCGATAATCGGGGGAACGCCAATATGATGAGAAA includes the following:
- the serA gene encoding phosphoglycerate dehydrogenase, yielding MFKVLVSDPISDQGLQKLMDAEDVILDKKTGLSEDELAEIIGDYDALLVRSQTKVTPRIIEAAHKLKVIGRAGVGVDNIDLEAATQKGIIVINAPDGNTIATCELTMGMMMALARHIPQAYKKTITGEWDRKSFVGVELRSKVLGIIGMGRIGSEVAKRAKAFGMEILGYDPFLTEDRAEKLGVTLATIDKICEQADFITVHTPLTNETRNLISKPQFAKMKKGVRIINCARGGIIDEEALLEAIDAGIVAGAAFDVFVEEPPRPDHPFLNHPKIIVTPHLGASTIEAQENVATDVAEEVLHILRDEPFKNAVNMPPVPANVMAKLQPYFLLGERMGHFLAQMADSAAQEIVVSFSGELTEVDTSPLTRYIVKGVLSHHLGSDVNIINAMHMAKIRDVNIIREKSTASKGFTNLITVTLRSNGQERSIAGTLLNGYGPRIVKIDQYPVDVAPEGNIILVSHNDKPGIVGRLGSVLGDSGTNIATMQVGRKVVGGPAIMVLTVDKPVPPETMQQLNQLPDIAQVKEITL
- a CDS encoding inorganic diphosphatase, with product MSNLVVDAFIEIPQGSQNKYEFDPEKGQFVLDRVLYGSMRYPAEYGYIRETLALDGDPLDVLVLVTNPTFPGCVINTRIIGVMLMVDNGEHDEKLIGVPTTDPRWDHVKSLEDVAPHTLKEIENFFLRYKDLENKKVEVTGFKDAEFAKNLYEECKKRYAESQ